Within Bacillus sp. FJAT-45350, the genomic segment CATAAAAATACACCCCAGAAGTCAGATTCTAACTCTAACTTTTGGGGTGCAGTTCAAACAGGTAGTGGCTCCACACATTGCTTTAAACAAAAGACCGCTTTGCGTTTTTTGTCCTGTTAGGCAAGTGCATTTTCTTGTTTGTTATTTTTACTGCGTAGATATTGTACAATCCCGATAATAATGAGTAAGCCAAGCCCTGGTAACGAAATTAAAAGATTTCCAGGATATACAAGCATAATACCAGCTACTAGAAGTAAGATACGCTCAATGACTGATGGATTTGTAATAAAGTAATTCATCATACAAGCACTTATTGCCAACATCCCTAAAAGAGCGGTGACTAGAACAGGAGTTAATGTCATAAATGTTGCGTCTTCTAAGACTAATACAGGATTATATACCAATACATACGGTATGATAAAACCTGCAATCGCCAGTTTTAAGGCAGTGACCCCGGATTTCATTGGATTGGCCTTGGCTATCCCGGCTCCGGCGTATGCTGCGAGACATACAGGAGGAGTAATATCGGCTACAATCCCAAAGTAGAATACAAACATATGTGCAGCAATTACAGGTACATCAAATGCAATTAATGCTGGTGCTGCCATTGATGCTGTAACTACATAGTTAGCAGTTGTTGGTAAACCCATTCCAAGTAAAATACAAGCAATCATAGTAAAGAAAAGGATTAAAAAGAAGCTCCCACCAGCTAATTGTAAAATTCCACCGGCAATTTTACCACCTAAGCCAGTTAAAACTACGATACCAACAATAATCCCTGCAGTCGCACAGGCTGCAATAACTGGTAAGGCAACTCGTGCACCTTGCTCAAGGGCATCAACCATATCACGAATACCCATTCTTGTGTCTTTACGTAATAAACTTACTAGGAAAGCAGCTGCTATCCCCCATAATGCTGCATAGGTAGCAGTAAATCCACTTAATAGCATCCCGACAATAACGATAAGTGGGAGCATTAAGTCCATACGTTTTATTAGACCTTTAAAGCTAGGCAATTGGTCTTTCGGTAGTCCTTTAATTCCCATTTTTTTTGCTTCAAAGTGAGTACCCATGAATACCCCTGAAAAGTAGAGAAGCGCAGGAATTAAGGCGATAATGATGATTTCACTATACGGAATTCCTGTATACTCAGCCATGATAAAGGCTGCAGCGCCCATAATTGGTGGCATAATCTGTCCACCAGTTGATGCTGATGCTTCAGCAGCTGCTGAAAACTCCGGTTTAAAACCGGCACGCTTCATCATAGGAATAGTGAATGAACCAGAGCCTACAGTATTAGCTACAGAACTTCCGGTTACCATCCCTTGTAGAGCACTTGCAGAAACAGCTGCTTTCGCTGTTCCACCAGTCATACGACCAGTTGCGCCAAAGGCTAAATCATTGAAAAACTTTCCGATGCCTGTTTTCGTTAACATGACCCCAAAGAATAAGAATAGATAGATAAATGTAGAAGATATTTGAATTGGAATACCAAATATTGCTTCCGTTGAGAAAAACATTCTTGTCATCAATCTTGAAAAATCAAATCCTGCATGACCAAACACAGGAATTCCTCGCCCCCATAAACCATATGCGAGTGCAAGGGATGCAATAATAACGATAGGCAATCCAACAGCCCTTCTAGTTGCTTCTAAAAGTAGAAGAACCCCTGCTGCAGCAACGATAATATCTAGATCGGTAAACCCTCTAATAATTGCTTCACGAACAAGTCTGTCATAGTTAAAAACAATGTAGAAGTTTGCTCCCATTGC encodes:
- a CDS encoding TRAP transporter permease; this translates as MSNETKNEADLLAKYDKESAYRTNLKKWAWVVSILGISLTVFQLYTALNGPYTSLIQGAIHLGSALALIYILYPAKRSFLKKSGVPWYDVVLALAAMGANFYIVFNYDRLVREAIIRGFTDLDIIVAAAGVLLLLEATRRAVGLPIVIIASLALAYGLWGRGIPVFGHAGFDFSRLMTRMFFSTEAIFGIPIQISSTFIYLFLFFGVMLTKTGIGKFFNDLAFGATGRMTGGTAKAAVSASALQGMVTGSSVANTVGSGSFTIPMMKRAGFKPEFSAAAEASASTGGQIMPPIMGAAAFIMAEYTGIPYSEIIIIALIPALLYFSGVFMGTHFEAKKMGIKGLPKDQLPSFKGLIKRMDLMLPLIVIVGMLLSGFTATYAALWGIAAAFLVSLLRKDTRMGIRDMVDALEQGARVALPVIAACATAGIIVGIVVLTGLGGKIAGGILQLAGGSFFLILFFTMIACILLGMGLPTTANYVVTASMAAPALIAFDVPVIAAHMFVFYFGIVADITPPVCLAAYAGAGIAKANPMKSGVTALKLAIAGFIIPYVLVYNPVLVLEDATFMTLTPVLVTALLGMLAISACMMNYFITNPSVIERILLLVAGIMLVYPGNLLISLPGLGLLIIIGIVQYLRSKNNKQENALA